The Stutzerimonas stutzeri DNA window TCCGCAAAGCTGGGTGGCGCCCAATGCCACGCTGGTCGGCAAGATTCGTCTCGATGCTGGTGCCAGTGTGTGGTTCGGTGCGGTGCTGCGCGGCGACAACGAGCTGATTCATATCGGCGAGAACAGCAATGTGCAGGACGGTAGCGTGATGCACACCGATATGGGCCATCCGCTGACGCTGGGAACTGGCGTGACGGTGGGTCACAACGCCATGCTGCATGGCTGCACGGTGGGTGACTACAGCCTGATCGGCATCAATGCGGTGGTGCTCAACGGGGCGAAGATCGGCAAGCACTGCATCATCGGCGCCAATACGCTGATTGCCGAAGGCAAGGAAATTCCCGATGGCTCGCTGGTGGTGGGCTCGCCCGGCAAGGTGGTCCGCGAGTTGAGCGAGGAGCAGAAGAAAATGCTCGAGGCCAGCGCCGCTCACTACGTGCACAACGCCCAGCGCTACGCGCGTGATCTGGAGCCAGACGAGTGAGTGTCGCGGAAAAACCTGTCGCTTCCCCCTGTGTCAGCCTCTGCGCGCTGGACGAAGACGACCTGTGCGTCGGCTGCCAGCGCAGTGCTGACGAGATTCGCCGCTGGGGCCAGATGAACAACGAGGAG harbors:
- a CDS encoding gamma carbonic anhydrase family protein codes for the protein MKYRLGESRVDAHPQSWVAPNATLVGKIRLDAGASVWFGAVLRGDNELIHIGENSNVQDGSVMHTDMGHPLTLGTGVTVGHNAMLHGCTVGDYSLIGINAVVLNGAKIGKHCIIGANTLIAEGKEIPDGSLVVGSPGKVVRELSEEQKKMLEASAAHYVHNAQRYARDLEPDE
- a CDS encoding DUF1289 domain-containing protein codes for the protein MSVAEKPVASPCVSLCALDEDDLCVGCQRSADEIRRWGQMNNEERRLVLQRCGERARLGGQLM